The genomic interval AACCAGGCGGGCGAGCTCGGCGTCGCCGGAGTCCGCAGGTTGCGCGAGCAGGACGGCCGGCGCCGAGCCCAGAGCGAGAAGCAGACATCCGGCGAGTACGAAGCGAGCGGGCGGAACCATGGCGATCCTCACGAAGTAGATCTCCCCTGAGCGGGGCCGATCGGTGGATGCGGAGTCTAGCAACTGGCTCAGTTGAAGATGGGGCACGCCGTCAGATTGAAGGCGCTCGGCTCTCTGTGAGAATCTGTGGGCTCGGTTCTGCGGATCTGAGTGCGGGAACACATCGGAAGGAGAGGGATTCATGAAAGGTGTCTTGATCGGTTTCGCGATGCTGGCAGCGACGGCCTCGAGCCCGGCGCGGGGTGCAGCCCCACCGGAAACTCTCTCGCCACGCCGGCCGGTGCACACCTACTCGATCGTGGCCCGCGATGCCACGACCGGCGATCTCGGGGTTGCCGTGCAGTCGCACTGGTTCTCGGTCGGATCCGGGGTTTCCTGGGCAGAGGCCGGAGTTGGCGCGGTGGCCACCCAGTCGTTTACCGAGATCTCTTACGGTCCGCTCGGGCTGGAGCTGATGCGTGCCGGCAAGACCGCACCCCAAGCACTCGCTGCTCTCCTGAGCGTTGATGACAATGCCGACGTGCGACAGGTCGCGATGGTCGATCGGCACGGCAACGTGGCCGTGCATACGGGCGAGAAGTGCATTGCCGAGGCCGGCCACCTGGCGGGGGACGGATTTACCGTCCAGGCCAATCTCATGGAGAAGGACACGGTCTGGGAGGCCATGGCCGTGGCCTTCGAGGCCGCCGAGGGTGACCTGGCCGAAAGGCTGATGTCGGCTCTGGAGGCCGCGCAGGCGGAAGGTGGCGATATCCGAGGACGGCAATCGGCGGCCATCCTGGTCGTGCCCGGAACCAGCGACGGCTCTCCCTGGCGCGAGCGCAAGGTCGATCTCCGAGTCGACGATCACGGCCGGCCGCTCGAGGAGCTGCGCCGGCTCCTGGAGGTCCACCGGGCGTATGAGCACATGGACAGCGGCGACGGGTACTTCGCCGAGGGCGATATTGCCGGCGCGCTGCGGGAGTACGCCACCGCGGCCGACATGTTGCCCGAGAACGTCGAGGTCCGATACTGGCAGGCGATCACCATGATCGGAGCGGGTCGGCTGGATGAGGCCCTGCCGATTCTTCGCCGGGTGTTCGAGGAGCAACCGCGCTGGCGGACCTTGACGCCACGACTACCCACATCTGGCCTGCTGCCGGAGGACCCCGAGTTGATGCGAAGGATCATGGAAGGGTCCAAATAGAAGCGCTCGCCGGACATTCGCGTCCTGGCTCGAAACCCCGGTCTGGTCTACAATTCGCTCGTCGATCACTACTTTCGGCACGCCGGGGGAGGCGGGGAGCAAGCGCGGGTCGGGCCCGAGCCCGGCGTATGCACAGACCACCCGCGGGGACCAGCTCATGAAAGTCGCACTGCTCAAGCCGCCCAGCACCGGCGCACTGGGTCTGGACATGCTGACCTTCGTGGAGCCTCTCGGCCTGGAATGCGTCGCCGGCGCGCTCGAGCCGGACGGACACGCATGCGCCGTCGTCGACGTTCGGATCGAAGGCATGGAAAGGGGCGTGGCCAAAACGCGTGATTTCGAGCCTGACATCGTCGGACTCCAGTGCAATTTCACCACCGAGCGTTACCAGGCGCTCGAGCTGGCCCGGCTGGTAAAGGATGAGCTGCCCGATGCCTACATCGTGATCGGCGGCCACGACGCGTCACGTGATCCCAAGTGGTTTCAGCAACCCGTCTTCGACGCCGTCGCTCTGGGTGACGGTGAGGACGTGTTCCCGCCGTTGGTCGACGCTCTGGATCGCGGCGTCGATCCCAAGGAAGCGCCGGGCCTCGTGCTCAACACGAAGGACGGCCAACGCCACACGGGTCCGCCGCCGGCTCGTCATCACCTGGACGAGATGGCGCTACCGGCTCGGCACCTCATCGATGAGTACGCGCATCACTACTACCTTCAGTTCCGCAGGCCCATGGCGCTGCTCGAGACCGCCCGGGGATGCCCGTTCAAGTGCAACTTCTGCTCGGTCTGGAAATTCCATGAGAGCACGTATCGGCAGAAGTCGGCAGAGCGGATCGTCGAAGAGCTTTCGCAGATCGACTCGCCTCACGTGTTCATCACCGACGACATCTTTTGGCTCGATGTCAAGAGAGGGGAGGAGCTTGCGAAGGCGATCCACGACTCCGGCATTCGCAAGTCGTTTCTGGTCCAGACGCGCACGGACATCATCTGCAAGTTCCCGCACCTGGTTGAGATGTGGAAGGACCTCGGTTATCTGACGGCCTTCCTCGGGGTGGAGAAAGTGGACGATGCCGGTCTCAGCTCGGTGAACAAGAGCAACAGCGCCGAGAACAACGTCAGAGCGATTCAGATTCTCAAAGACCTGAAGGTCGGCTACAGCTGCAACTTCATCGTCGATCCGACCTGGGATCGGGAGGACTTCGCCCGACTGCGGAATTGGATGGACGAGATGGGGACCTACAACGCCGGCTTCACGGTGTTAACGCCGCTGCCCGGGACCGATCTCTGGGACGAAGCGAAGAAGAACGTTGCCACACTCGATTGGGAGATGTACGACCTCATCCACACGGTTCTGCCCACCGAGCTTCCCCTCGAGGAGTTCTACAGGGAGTTCGCGGGGCTCTGGAGCGCCAGCCGGGACATCTTCTTCAAGCATCGCGGCAAGCTGAGGTTCTATCTGCAGCTTGCGGGCGGTCTGGTCAGCGGCAAGATCACGCCCAAAGCAATGCGCAAAGGCTTCGACATCGCGCGGCTGCTGAGCAACCCGGACACCTTCCTCGAGGCGCACCGCAAGCGGCCGGAGGCGGTGGCCGGAGCCGCGGCCGAAGAGGCTGCGGCCTAGCCCCTGTTTTGAGGCGGCCTCCGGGCTGTGCCGTCTTCACCGTCGGCGTTCTCGGCCGCCGGTTCCGAGCGTGGTCGGGAAGAGGCCGTCAGTCGGCGCTGCCGGCGAGTTCGTAGAGCAGAGCGCCCAGGGTCCAGCCGATGGGAGTGCCCTGGACTCTCAGCGGCGCGCTGATGCGGTCGGTGTCGGCCGGAAAACCGAAACCGTCGGTGAGCAGGGTTACGATGTGGGCGGCGGCGTAGCAGTAGTTGGGCAGGTAGGGGTCGCCGGCTATTCCAGGTTCGTCGGCCACCCAGCTCACCCAATCCCTGGCGCAGAACGCCGCGCCCGCGTCAGCCAGGGCTTCGGGTCTCATCCGCTCATCGAGGCTGAAGAAGTCGGCCGCGTAGGCATAGACCGACAGCGCCAGGAAGTCTCCGTAGAGAGGAGGCTGGTAGGCACCGAAGAGAGAGCAAGGTCGCTCGTCTTCGGGACAGGCTTCGGCCAGGCGGGTCCGGATCGCCAGCCGGCAGCCGTCGAAATCACCCGTGCCGGGTCCGTGGGCCGTCGGGTAACCGACGAGAAAGCACGCGGACGAGCCCACGGTCTCTCGGGCCTGATCCTGGCCGAGACCGATGTAGCTCTTCGTGTACAGGTGGTAGGCGTTCCGGCCGAGAGAGACCGTCTGGCCGTGCTGCTTCGGAAAGTCGAGCGGTTGAAAGGTGATCTGGGTCGAGGCACCGCCCAGGTCCAGGGCGCCCACCGTGGGGAAGCTCCCTCCGTGCTCGAGGTGGCCGAGCACGTAGTTGACGGTAATCCAGCCGTAGACGCCCTCTTCGGCACCGCTGATCACCCGGGCCGACGTGGTCCCGAAAGGCGTCGTTTCGAGGTAGCTTTCGAGGCTCGCAAGAATCGCCTCCCGGTCGGTCGGCTCGAGTAGCCTCATGCCGGCGGTGGCGCGCACGAAGAGCGCGGCCTTCGTGAGCGTGCTGGGTTCGGCGCCGATCTTCTCCAGGGCGAATTCGACCAACGGCTCGAGCGAGGCCGCCGCTTGGGCGGGCCGTCCGGCGTAGTCACCCAGGCCGGGCTTGACACGCTTCTCCCAACTGTCCTCGTGGGCACCGCCTTCCGCTCGAGGTGCCGCCACTACGCGCGGCAGCCGGCCGGCGACTCCGGGCCGCCACTCGAAGATCTGGAGCGTGGAAGCGCTGCTGGAGGCGTCGATAACGAGGGCGTAGCGCCAACTCCGGTCGCCGGAATCGGGAGCGGGCTCGGTCGGGGGTCCGGGCGCCGACGCGCAGGAGAGGCTGAAGAGGACGAGGACTGCGCTGCAGCCGGCCGCCAAGCGAGCCCGGAACGGGGTGGTTCTCGGGTTACAGATCACAGCGGTGATTGTACCGGCTGGCTCGAGCCGCTCTGCCAGCGGAAGGCGGGTCTCGTCGTGCGTAGAATGGGTGGTCCTGAGCACCGACATGACCTTCCTGCATTTCATCCCGATCGTTCTCAGCCTTCTCGTCCTGGGAGCGCATTTTCTGCGCGGGGGCAGCCTGCTGACCGTCATCGGCATGTTTGGCCTCCTGGGGCTTCTCGCGGTCCGGCGGGCGTGGGTTGCTCGCCTCGTGCAGGTGGTGCTGATCCTCGGGGCCCTCGAGTGGTTTCGAACGCTCGTCGTGCTGGCGCTACGGCGGAGCGGACAGGGAGAGCCCTTTTTGAGGATGGCTCTCATTTTGGGAACGGTCGCCGCCATCACCTTGGCCTCGGCTTTGTTGTTCGAGTCGTCAGCCCTGAAGAGGTTGTATCGGGGAGGCCCCTAGCACCGAGGAGGCCGGCTCGCTTGGAGCTAGGCGCGTGGGCCGCTGGAGCTCAAGGGGCCGGTGCCGCGCGGTGCCGCGGATCGGAGTCGTCGATCGCGGCACCGGGAGGCATGGCCAGCCGCGAGGCGTCGAACGGCTCGCGGAAGGAGACGTCCCGGACGAAGTGGTCACCGTATGAGTCTCCAGTCGGGCTCAGCGTGCGGTAGCGGGCAGGTACCGTGAGACCGTCCACCGTGACGTACTCGTCGTAGACTTTGAAAAAGGGTCCGACCCGAGTGGCTTCCGGCGGCAGGCCGAACAGATCCAGCATGGCGGCGTAAGTGACGATGTACTCGGTTCCCTTCATGACGTGGGTCTCTGGATCGATGAAAAGAACGTAGTAGTCGTCCGGCGTGTCTCCCGTCGAAGGAGCGAACGTCATCGTGACGGTCAGGTACTCCTTTGGGTCCCCCGGGATCATGCCCGTGCCGGATCCCTCCAGACGCACTCCCGGGTCCTGGGTCAACCAGGGGAGATTCAGGAAGTAGTAGGCGAGGTGGGTGTGAAACTTGGGCGGATTGTCCCGCTTCCAGTTCAGCGACCAGGTTCGCGCGCCATCGTAGGCCATGCGTGCGTTATCGCGGGGCCAGTCCAGATAGGCGCGGCGGCGCCCCTGCTCGATGGTCTCCCGGGAGACCCAGGGATCCTTTGGGTCCGCAGGGTTCACGTAGGTGTGCTCATAGCTGATGGTCGGTGCTCGGTGCCAGGCCTCCATACCGCCGTGGGCCTCGATCGTGCGCTGGATCACGTCTGCGGCTGTCATCGAGGTTTCGGCTCCCGCCAAGGAAGCGGCCGGAAGACCCAGCGCTTCCGCCAGAGCGGCGAAGGCGATCAGGAAGCGAACAGGGCATTTCGTGATGGAGAGCACCGTTGGGACTCTCCGAAGCGTTTGAGAAGGTGACTTCATGACGCGACGATGTCGTTGATCCTTCGGAGGCACAATGCTCCCCATCTCATCGCCGAAGACGCTCAATATCATCTCGTAAACCCTTCAAAATCAGTTATTTGGCCGCGAACCTCAAGGCGGCACTCCGGGGGAATAGTAGACTGGCGCCGGCGGTTGGCCTCTTGGAGCAGAGCTTCTCTACGGGGCTGTGCCATTGCTGCATGTCTCAGAAGATCGGTTTGCGTCGAGACCGACACATCCTGCGTTTCGGCCTCTTTGAGGCGGATCTGGAAACCGGCGAGCTGTGGCGGCGCGGGCTGACGGTGCCATTGCAGGAGCAACCGTGGCAGGTCCTGTCGGTCCTCCTCGACCGAGGCGGCGGCCTGGTGACCCGTGATGAGCTGACCCGGTCCCTGTGGCCCGAGGGCCACCACGTCGATGCCGAGCACGGTCTCAACGCTGCGGTGAACAAGCTCCGGGACGCTCTGGGCGATTCGGCCGCCAACCCTCGTTTCATCGAAACCGTACGCCGACGCGGCTACCGGTTCCTTGCTCCCGTCCATGCGTCCAGGCCCTCGGAAGGCTCCCGGGGTCGGGAGCTGCTCGCGGCGCTGCCTTTCGAGAGCGCTGGTGGGGAGGCGGACCTCGAAGACTTCGCCGATGGCCTCACGGAGGAGATGATGACTCGGCTCGGGGGTCTAGCTCCACAACGGCTCGCGGTCATTGCCCGCACCTCGGTTCAGCAGTTCAAGGGCCGAGCGCCGACAGCCGACAGGCTCGGCGAGGAGTTGGGGGTAGACCATGTTCTCCAGGGGGTCGTTCGCCGGTCCGGGGAACGGGTGCGGGTTAGTGCTCAACTCGTCGCCACCGCGGATCAGACCCTCTTGTGGGCCGAGAGCTACGAGCACCCGCTGACGGACGTTTTTACGTTGCAGCGGCAGATCACCGAGGACGTGGCCGGCTCTCT from bacterium carries:
- a CDS encoding radical SAM protein, with translation MKVALLKPPSTGALGLDMLTFVEPLGLECVAGALEPDGHACAVVDVRIEGMERGVAKTRDFEPDIVGLQCNFTTERYQALELARLVKDELPDAYIVIGGHDASRDPKWFQQPVFDAVALGDGEDVFPPLVDALDRGVDPKEAPGLVLNTKDGQRHTGPPPARHHLDEMALPARHLIDEYAHHYYLQFRRPMALLETARGCPFKCNFCSVWKFHESTYRQKSAERIVEELSQIDSPHVFITDDIFWLDVKRGEELAKAIHDSGIRKSFLVQTRTDIICKFPHLVEMWKDLGYLTAFLGVEKVDDAGLSSVNKSNSAENNVRAIQILKDLKVGYSCNFIVDPTWDREDFARLRNWMDEMGTYNAGFTVLTPLPGTDLWDEAKKNVATLDWEMYDLIHTVLPTELPLEEFYREFAGLWSASRDIFFKHRGKLRFYLQLAGGLVSGKITPKAMRKGFDIARLLSNPDTFLEAHRKRPEAVAGAAAEEAAA
- a CDS encoding DUF1028 domain-containing protein, encoding MKGVLIGFAMLAATASSPARGAAPPETLSPRRPVHTYSIVARDATTGDLGVAVQSHWFSVGSGVSWAEAGVGAVATQSFTEISYGPLGLELMRAGKTAPQALAALLSVDDNADVRQVAMVDRHGNVAVHTGEKCIAEAGHLAGDGFTVQANLMEKDTVWEAMAVAFEAAEGDLAERLMSALEAAQAEGGDIRGRQSAAILVVPGTSDGSPWRERKVDLRVDDHGRPLEELRRLLEVHRAYEHMDSGDGYFAEGDIAGALREYATAADMLPENVEVRYWQAITMIGAGRLDEALPILRRVFEEQPRWRTLTPRLPTSGLLPEDPELMRRIMEGSK